Genomic segment of Notolabrus celidotus isolate fNotCel1 chromosome 1, fNotCel1.pri, whole genome shotgun sequence:
aatgaagaagagcGAAGAAACAGATCCAGGATGTCTCATGCTGCATGCGTTGTTTCTGTGTGGGGATGAGACAGTCTGACTCTGCACCACCACATAACGGTAGTAAATACTAAGCTGTTATTTTTCCCATTTGTTTCAAAATATTATAGATCCGATAAAACataatgagaataaaaatacacacatacatattgtGACGGCCGTGGGGGCTTGTGTGAATATTGTTCTGTTCGTCATGTTTATGAGCTTGTGCTTCATTATTGTTACAGGAGTTATGCTATAGTGTTGGGAAGCAAAGGCTGCTGggaaagtgtttgttgtgttgcacCATGACccagagtgtgagtgtttctaTCCTTTTCAGTGACTACTCATTTACAAAGGTGTACTGAGAAAACAGCATCACCTAGCGGTGAACACAGTATGAGTTGTGGAAATCGCTTCTTAAACTTCTAGACTCTACTGAGTTAGCTACATTGTACATATATGGTCGTGAGCTGACACCACATGACCGAATTGTGACaccttatttttaaaatgttttgtatcTTACTGTTTATACTTATTTATGTCCATCATGCTTATTTGTGTTTAATTTCCTACTTTATGTTGCAGATCAGTGAAGAGCAGGTAAATGCTCTGACTAGAAATGAGGACTTGTGCATCCGAGCCTCACAACTGAAAGACATCCATGCTCAAGTAGAGGCCAACATTTTAGACTCCCAAGAGAAGGTGCGGAAGAGAAAGATGTCAAAGGGGGAAGAGGACAACTTCGAAGTGGGTGACAGAGTTCTCAGAAAAAACATACGCCAAGAGCaaaggaaaggagggaagaTGGAACCAGATTTACTGGGACCTTTTGCCATAGTAAATATTGAGGGTAAAAGTGCAGATCTACTTCAGTGTAATGGCAGAACCATAGAGAAAATTAACATTGATCATCTCAAAAGATACGTGGAACCACAGCCTCGAATCCCTGCAAAATGGATTGCACTTTCCCCACTGATTCCTCATGCACAGCAGACCAGCTCTTGTTTGTCCCCTGCAGTACCTCAGAGCCACAGTGAGACCATAAGTCTGCAGTCTCCGATCAACAGCCTCAGTGAGACAGTAAGTCTGCAGTCCCCGATCAAGAGCCCCAATGACTCACTCTGTCAACACTCCCCCATGGTACCCCAGCACCTCAGTGAGACCCCAAGTCCACAATCAGACCCCATGTCCGGAGACACTGCTTCCTCCAGGACAATATTTTCAAACATCCCTGAAGAATGTGAGTAtctgttttaaaacacttttactaTAGCAATATACAAACAGGATTTTGTCATTGTTCTCTGTAAGACTGTGTGGAAATTGCCTCAGTAAACCACTCTTGATTCTAATTCACAGTAATGGCTGACAtctggtaaccctaacccaaggTGGAGCAAAGTGGGACCATACAAACTTTTTGCCAGAGACCTGCAAAATCTGGCACCTGGAAGGGAACTAGAGAGTGAGGTAAATGCATGCATAgtgttttcattcatattttcatctttatttgatATGGGAAAAATGATCTTCTCAATATTATCTTTTCAGGTTTTGAATGCATTCATTCATGTCGTCATTCAAAAGTTACAACAGGAAAGTTTGAAAAGGTTTTATCTTGTTGACTCCTTTGCAATGACTGCTCTGTGGCATGGATCATGCCGTGGATTAAAGAAGGTAACCTTTTAGAAAATCCGTTCAGACTTATTTAAAATGCATACAAGTTTGTATTGAGGATATTTTTGTTTCAGGTTGACCCAATGGCCTACGATGTCCTCTTAGGCCCTGTGTGTG
This window contains:
- the LOC117814249 gene encoding uncharacterized protein LOC117814249, with the protein product MTQSISEEQVNALTRNEDLCIRASQLKDIHAQVEANILDSQEKVRKRKMSKGEEDNFEVGDRVLRKNIRQEQRKGGKMEPDLLGPFAIVNIEGKSADLLQCNGRTIEKINIDHLKRYVEPQPRIPAKWIALSPLIPHAQQTSSCLSPAVPQSHSETISLQSPINSLSETVSLQSPIKSPNDSLCQHSPMVPQHLSETPSPQSDPMSGDTASSRTIFSNIPEELMADIW